From the Misgurnus anguillicaudatus chromosome 17, ASM2758022v2, whole genome shotgun sequence genome, one window contains:
- the rpl31 gene encoding large ribosomal subunit protein eL31: protein MAPLKKGEKKKGRSAINEVVTREYTINLHKRIHGVSFKRRAPRALKEIRKFAVKEMGTPDVRIDTRLNKAVWAKGVRNVPYRMRVRLSRKRNEDEDSPNKLYTLVTYVPVTAYKGLQTVNVDEN from the exons aTGGCTCCACTGAAGAAGGGTGAGAAGAAGAAGGGCCGTTCGGCCATCAATGAGGTGGTGACGCGCGAATACACCATCAACCTCCACAAACGCATCCATGGAGT GTCCTTTAAGAGGAGAGCTCCTCGTGCGCTGAAGGAGATCCGTAAGTTTGCGGTGAAGGAGATGGGCACACCAGACGTCCGCATCGATACACGTCTCAACAAGGCTGTGTGGGCTAAAGGAGTCAG gAACGTGCCATACCGCATGCGtgttcgtctctccaggaaacGTAATGAAGATGAAGATTCTCCAAACAAGCTGTACACATTGGTTACATACGTCCCTGTCACCGCGTACAAAG gtCTTCAGACTGTAAATGTGGATGAAAATTAA